A portion of the Gigantopelta aegis isolate Gae_Host chromosome 10, Gae_host_genome, whole genome shotgun sequence genome contains these proteins:
- the LOC121383519 gene encoding galactoside 2-alpha-L-fucosyltransferase SEC1-like, whose amino-acid sequence MYTGGMGNLMFEYASAYGIAIRLDRTLVVERTPKFNSYFHLDAISIDKCVVEVSQVKNVFARRSSSFDERLFHLPPGENIAVGLYLQSWKYFENVVPQLKKQFTFKTPISNRAERILRNVTADFFKTQPSVGGTAKNITFVGIHVRRGDIVKYNHFKYYGYKAAPKHYTDKAMLYFTEKFINVLFVVCSDNLRWVQANIKHPNVAFVHSRSPEVDMNVLVQCNHTIITVGTFGWWAGFLAGGITLYYKHPAREGSQLRKMFSENYSDYFYPGWIGME is encoded by the coding sequence ATGTACACTGGGGGTATGGGAAATCTCATGTTTGAATATGCGTCTGCTTACGGCATAGCTATTCGCCTGGACAGAACATTGGTGGTTGAAAGAACACCGAAATTCAATAGTTATTTTCACCTTGACGCCATCAGTATTGACAAATGCGTTGTCGAGGTATCACAGGTAAAGAATGTTTTTGCGAGAAGGTCTTCCTCGTTTGACGAGCGGCTTTTTCATCTTCCTCCAGGTGAAAACATCGCTGTCGGACTTTACCTCCAGTCTTGGAAATACTTCGAGAACGTTGTGCCGCAACTGAAGAAACAGTTCACGTTTAAAACGCCAATATCCAACAGAGCTGAACGAATCCTCAGAAACGTCACAGCCGATTTCTTTAAAACACAACCTTCTGTCGGTGGCACTGCGAAAAACATTACATTCGTTGGCATCCATGTTAGGCGGGGTGACATTGTTAAATACAATCACTTTAAGTATTATGGCTACAAGGCCGCTCCTAAACATTACACAGACAAGGCCATGCTGTATTTTACtgaaaaatttataaatgttctaTTTGTGGTGTGCTCCGACAATTTAAGATGGGTACAGGCTAACATTAAACATCCAAATGTCGCATTTGTACATAGTCGTTCACCGGAAGTAGATATGAACGTGCTCGTCCAATGTAACCACACGATCATTACCGTTGGCACCTTTGGTTGGTGGGCTGGGTTTCTGGCAGGGGGCATAACTCTATATTATAAGCATCCAGCTCGCGAAGGTTCTCAGTTAAGAAAAATGTTCTCCGAAAACTATTCAGATTACTTTTATCCAGGTTGGATTGGAATggaatag